The Paenibacillus thermoaerophilus genome segment ATTACGTGGGCCGGAACCACCCGCGCGCGTCGGCGCTCGATTATTTCAACTACATTCTGTTCGTGCCGACGTTCACGTCCGGACCGATCCTGAAGTTCCGCGATTTTCTCGCCGACGCCCGCCAGCCGCACCGGGTCGACGCCGCCGGCTTCGAGACGGCCGTGAAGCGGATCATCCTCGGCTTTTTCAAGAAAATCGTTCTCGTCACTTGGATGTATATGCTCTACGACCATCTGATGGCCGGGGAGCTGTATACGTGGACGTCGCTGTTCCTGATGGTCTGGTTTTACCTCATCATCTATTTCGACTTCAGCGGATATTCCGACATCGCCATCGGCTTCGGCCGGCTGACGGGGTACAACGTGCCGGAGAACTTCAAGCAGCCGTTCTTGTCGCCCACGCTGACGCAGTATTGGCGCAACTGGCACGCGACGATGGCCGATTGGTTCCGCGATCACGTCACGCTCATCTTCGCCCGCCGCAACACGACCAAGCGGACGGCGGTCGGCCTGTCCATGCTGATCATGCTGCTGATCGGCTTGTGGCACGGATTTACGTGGTTGTACGTGCTGTGGGGCCTGTATCACGGGCTTGTGATGGCGGCGGAAATCCTGCTGGACAAGACAACCGTCAACAAGAAAAAGGTATCCAAAGCGTACTACTACGCCCGCTGCCTGCTGACGCAAGCGATCGTCGCGGCCGCGGTTATCGTCTACATCCCCGACACCGAGCAGACGCTGCGCATTTACGCGGGGCTGCTCAATTGGCCCTGATGTCGGACGCCGTCCGGAAGCATGTCCTTCGCCCCGCGCGGGGGAACGCTTCCGGGCGGCGTTTTTCTTAGCACACGCCGAAAAGAATTGCAAGGGGAGAAAGATAGCAAAATAAAGGAGAGATTCGACAAAATCCTTCATTCCCGCGCCAGCTCGGCAATGCTATAATGGCTAGGGAAGCGCTTTACCCGAACATTACCAATTGATCCAATCGCCGGAGGTGCCCCTTGAGATGAAACTGGGCGTATTTACCGTCTTATTTTCGCAAAAACCGCTTGAAGAAGCACTCGACTATATCGCATCCAAAGGTCTCGGAGCCGTGGAGATCGGCACGGGCGGATATCCGGGCAACGCTCATTGCAAACCGGACGAGCTCCTCGCCGACAACGGCAAGCTGAAGGCGTTCAAGCAGGCCGTCGAATCCCGGGGCCTGATCATCAGCGCACTCAGCGTGCACGGAAATCCGCTGCATCCGCAGAAGGCGATCGCCAAGTCGTTCCACGACGACTTCGTCAAGACGGTCGAGCTGGCTCAGCGGCTCGAAGTGCCGGTCGTCAACACGTTCTCCGGCTGTCCGGGCGACTCGGATGACGCGAAATATCCGAACTGGCCGGTCGCGCCGTGGCCGAACGACTATCAGGAGCTGCTGACTTGGCAGTGGGAGACGAAAGTGATCCCCTATTGGAAGGAAATGGGCAAATTCGCTGCAGACCGCGGCGTCAAAATCGGCCTGGAGCTGCACGGCGGCTTCTCCGTGCACACGCCGGCGACGCTGCTGAAGCTGCGCGATGCGGTCGGCGAAGTCATCGGGGCCAACCTGGACCCGTCGCACATGTGGTGGCAAGGCATCGATCCGGTTCAAGCCGTTCACATCCTCGGTCGCGCGGGCGCAATTCATCATTTCCATGCCAAAGACACGTCCATCGACCCGATCAACGTCAGCCGCTACGGCGTAACGGATATGCAGCCGTATACGAATATGCTGGACCGCGCATGGCAGTTCCGGAGCGTCGGCTTCGGACACGATCTGAAGACTTGGGCGGACATCATGAGCGCGCTTCGTCT includes the following:
- a CDS encoding MBOAT family O-acyltransferase; amino-acid sequence: MFYLNMNAVAALAGLILLLFVTRRWSGGKRWLLLAFNLAFLAVFSLPLAGFYAVYSALNYAGYVWLRTAERGRRAGFAVLCFANIGVVVTARLLDMNVWEHPLYDPIMTLGLIYNLLKAIDTQYFAYYVGRNHPRASALDYFNYILFVPTFTSGPILKFRDFLADARQPHRVDAAGFETAVKRIILGFFKKIVLVTWMYMLYDHLMAGELYTWTSLFLMVWFYLIIYFDFSGYSDIAIGFGRLTGYNVPENFKQPFLSPTLTQYWRNWHATMADWFRDHVTLIFARRNTTKRTAVGLSMLIMLLIGLWHGFTWLYVLWGLYHGLVMAAEILLDKTTVNKKKVSKAYYYARCLLTQAIVAAAVIVYIPDTEQTLRIYAGLLNWP
- a CDS encoding sugar phosphate isomerase/epimerase family protein — protein: MKLGVFTVLFSQKPLEEALDYIASKGLGAVEIGTGGYPGNAHCKPDELLADNGKLKAFKQAVESRGLIISALSVHGNPLHPQKAIAKSFHDDFVKTVELAQRLEVPVVNTFSGCPGDSDDAKYPNWPVAPWPNDYQELLTWQWETKVIPYWKEMGKFAADRGVKIGLELHGGFSVHTPATLLKLRDAVGEVIGANLDPSHMWWQGIDPVQAVHILGRAGAIHHFHAKDTSIDPINVSRYGVTDMQPYTNMLDRAWQFRSVGFGHDLKTWADIMSALRLVGYDYVVSIEHEDGLMSIDEGFTKAVQNLQQVLIKEPLGDMWWV